In one Streptomyces sp. T12 genomic region, the following are encoded:
- a CDS encoding beta-N-acetylhexosaminidase, which yields MDLIPAPHRMERATGFLELGDGFGIEAAPGTEDTARWLRATLGAATGLALPPKKGDEYDVLHLSVRPGLDAEAYRLVIAPHGVHIQGGSPAGVFWGAQTLRQLLGPDAFRRAPLPGRTWRLPLTEIRDSPRFRWRGLMLDVARHFMPKDGVLRYLDLMAAHKLNVFHFHLTDDQGWRVEIEKYPRLTEVGSWRARTKFGHRASPLWEEKPHGGYYTQDDIREIVAYAAERHITVVPEIDVPGHSQAAIAAYPELGNTDVITASIEGGSALSVWDTWGINPNVLAPTDNTLRFYEGVFEEVLELFPSEFIHVGGDECLKDQWRQSATAQERIRELGLKDEDELQAWFIGHFDSWLAARGRRLIGWDEILEGGLAPGAAVSSWRGYAGGIAAARAGHDVVMCPEQQVYLDHRQDAGADEPVPIGYVRTLEDVYRFEPVPAELTPDEVPHVLGTQANVWTEVMEDQARVDYQAFPRLVAFSEVAWSRLPDSAERDFAGFERRMAAHYGRLDALGVAYRPPTGPRPWQRRPGVLGRPIDGPPPNR from the coding sequence ATGGATCTCATTCCGGCACCTCACCGGATGGAGCGGGCCACGGGCTTCCTCGAACTCGGCGACGGCTTCGGGATCGAGGCCGCGCCGGGCACCGAGGACACCGCGCGATGGCTGCGCGCGACGCTCGGCGCGGCGACCGGGCTCGCGCTGCCGCCCAAGAAGGGGGACGAGTACGACGTCCTCCATCTGTCCGTCCGGCCCGGCCTCGACGCCGAGGCCTACCGCCTCGTCATCGCCCCCCACGGCGTCCACATCCAGGGCGGCTCGCCCGCCGGTGTCTTCTGGGGCGCCCAGACGCTGCGCCAGCTTCTCGGCCCCGACGCCTTCCGGCGCGCACCCCTACCCGGCCGTACGTGGCGGCTGCCCCTGACGGAGATCCGGGACTCCCCCCGATTCCGCTGGCGCGGCCTCATGCTCGACGTCGCCCGGCACTTCATGCCCAAGGACGGCGTCCTGCGCTACCTGGACCTGATGGCCGCCCACAAACTCAACGTCTTCCACTTCCACCTGACGGACGACCAGGGCTGGCGCGTCGAGATCGAGAAGTACCCCCGGCTCACCGAGGTCGGCTCCTGGCGGGCGCGCACCAAATTCGGCCATCGGGCCTCCCCGCTGTGGGAGGAGAAGCCGCACGGTGGCTACTACACGCAGGACGACATCCGCGAGATCGTCGCGTACGCCGCCGAGCGGCATATCACCGTCGTCCCGGAAATCGACGTACCCGGACACTCGCAGGCCGCGATCGCCGCGTACCCGGAACTCGGCAACACCGACGTCATCACTGCATCCATTGAGGGGGGCTCCGCACTCTCGGTCTGGGACACCTGGGGGATCAATCCGAACGTACTCGCCCCCACTGACAACACCCTGCGCTTCTACGAGGGGGTGTTCGAGGAAGTCCTGGAGCTGTTCCCTTCGGAGTTCATTCATGTCGGGGGCGACGAATGCCTCAAGGACCAGTGGCGGCAGTCGGCTACGGCACAGGAGCGCATCAGGGAACTCGGGCTGAAGGACGAGGACGAGCTCCAGGCGTGGTTCATCGGCCACTTCGACAGCTGGCTCGCCGCGCGCGGGCGCCGGCTGATCGGCTGGGACGAGATCCTGGAGGGCGGTCTCGCCCCCGGCGCGGCGGTGTCCTCGTGGCGCGGGTACGCGGGCGGCATCGCGGCGGCTCGCGCGGGCCACGACGTCGTCATGTGCCCCGAGCAGCAGGTGTATCTGGACCACCGTCAGGACGCGGGCGCCGACGAGCCGGTGCCGATCGGATACGTGCGCACCCTGGAGGACGTCTATCGGTTCGAGCCCGTTCCCGCGGAGTTGACGCCGGACGAGGTCCCGCACGTGCTCGGGACGCAGGCCAACGTGTGGACCGAGGTGATGGAGGACCAGGCGCGCGTGGACTACCAGGCGTTCCCGCGCCTCGTCGCCTTCAGCGAGGTGGCCTGGAGCCGCCTGCCGGACTCGGCGGAGCGGGACTTCGCCGGCTTCGAGCGGCGGATGGCCGCCCACTACGGACGGCTCGACGCCCTGGGAGTCGCGTACCGCCCGCCGACGGGACCGCGGCCGTGGCAGCGGCGCCCCGGTGTGCTCGGCCGTCCGATCGACGGCCCGCCCCCGAACAGGTAA
- a CDS encoding carbohydrate ABC transporter permease, whose product MTFVRRPWRLLAEASALLIAVVVAFPLYWMVLSAFKPAGEIESSEPRPWTLAPSLDSFRRVFEQNEFGRYFLNSLVVACTVVIVSALIAFLAATAVTRFRFRFRTTLLIMFLVAQMVPVEALTIPLFFLMRDFGQLNTLSSLILPHIAFSLPFAIWMLRGFVKAVPEALEEAAYIDGASRSRFLWQILFPLVFPGLVATSVFSFISAWNDFLFAKSFIISDTSQSTLPMALLVFYKPDEPDWGGVMAASTVMTIPVLIFFVLVQRRLVSGLGGAVKD is encoded by the coding sequence GTGACGTTCGTACGGCGCCCCTGGCGGCTGCTGGCGGAGGCGTCCGCGCTGCTGATCGCCGTGGTGGTGGCGTTTCCGCTGTACTGGATGGTGCTCAGCGCCTTCAAGCCGGCCGGGGAGATCGAGTCCAGCGAGCCCCGGCCCTGGACACTGGCGCCCTCCCTGGATTCCTTCCGGCGGGTCTTCGAGCAGAACGAATTCGGCCGTTACTTCCTCAACAGCCTTGTCGTCGCCTGCACGGTCGTGATCGTCTCGGCGTTGATCGCGTTTCTCGCCGCGACCGCGGTGACACGATTCCGCTTCCGCTTCCGGACCACCTTGCTGATCATGTTTCTGGTGGCCCAGATGGTGCCGGTGGAGGCCCTGACGATCCCGCTGTTCTTCCTCATGCGGGACTTCGGCCAACTGAACACGCTCAGCTCGCTGATCCTGCCGCACATCGCCTTCTCGCTGCCGTTCGCGATCTGGATGCTGCGGGGGTTTGTGAAGGCGGTTCCCGAGGCCTTGGAGGAGGCCGCCTACATCGACGGGGCGAGCCGGTCGAGATTCCTGTGGCAGATCCTTTTTCCGCTGGTCTTCCCGGGGCTCGTGGCCACGAGCGTGTTTTCCTTCATCTCGGCCTGGAACGACTTCCTGTTCGCCAAGTCCTTCATCATCAGCGACACTTCGCAGTCGACCCTGCCGATGGCCCTGCTCGTCTTCTACAAGCCGGACGAGCCGGACTGGGGCGGGGTGATGGCGGCGTCCACGGTGATGACGATTCCGGTGCTGATCTTCTTCGTGCTCGTGCAGCGACGGCTGGTGTCCGGGCTGGGCGGCGCGGTCAAGGACTGA
- a CDS encoding carbohydrate ABC transporter permease has translation MTSSPRPMGRWSTPWLYLAPALVVLAGLLVYPVYQLGLISFFQYTQAQVSGGEPTTFQGFGNYAELFGDEQFWQVLLATVVFAAACVVSTLAVGCALAVLLTRVRAVPRLALMLAAMGAWATPAITGSTVWLFLFDPDFGPVNRMLGLGDHSWTYGRFSAFFLVLLEVVWCSFPFVMVTVYAGIRAVPAEVLEAAALDGASQWRIWRSVLAPMLRPILVVVTIQSVIWDFKVFTQIYVMTNGGGIAGQNLVLNVYAYQKAFASSQYSLGSAIGVVMLLILLAVTLVYLRLLRRQGEEL, from the coding sequence ATGACCAGTTCCCCGCGCCCCATGGGGCGTTGGAGCACACCTTGGCTCTACCTCGCCCCCGCTCTCGTCGTCCTCGCCGGCCTGCTCGTCTACCCCGTCTACCAGCTCGGGCTGATCTCGTTCTTCCAGTACACCCAGGCGCAGGTCAGCGGTGGGGAACCCACCACCTTCCAGGGCTTCGGGAACTATGCGGAGCTCTTCGGCGACGAGCAGTTCTGGCAGGTGCTGCTGGCGACGGTCGTCTTCGCGGCGGCCTGCGTCGTGTCGACCCTCGCCGTCGGCTGTGCGCTCGCCGTGTTGCTCACGCGCGTGCGTGCCGTGCCGCGCCTCGCGCTGATGCTGGCCGCGATGGGGGCGTGGGCGACGCCCGCCATCACCGGCTCGACGGTGTGGCTGTTCCTGTTCGACCCGGACTTCGGGCCGGTGAACCGGATGCTGGGGCTCGGCGACCACTCGTGGACGTACGGGCGCTTCAGTGCCTTCTTCCTGGTCCTGCTCGAAGTGGTCTGGTGCTCCTTCCCGTTCGTGATGGTGACGGTGTACGCCGGCATCCGTGCCGTACCGGCGGAGGTACTGGAGGCCGCCGCGCTGGACGGTGCCTCGCAGTGGCGGATCTGGCGGTCGGTGCTGGCGCCGATGCTGCGGCCGATCCTGGTGGTCGTCACCATCCAGTCCGTCATCTGGGACTTCAAGGTCTTCACGCAGATCTACGTCATGACGAACGGCGGCGGCATCGCGGGCCAGAACCTCGTGCTGAACGTGTACGCCTACCAAAAGGCCTTCGCGTCCTCGCAGTACAGCCTGGGCTCGGCGATCGGTGTGGTGATGCTGCTGATCCTGCTGGCGGTGACGCTGGTGTATCTGCGGTTGCTGCGCAGGCAGGGGGAGGAGCTGTGA
- a CDS encoding extracellular solute-binding protein has protein sequence MKLSVRLTALAAVTLVAAACAPQTSTNSSSGKDEKTGTLRVWLFQEVGNKPKEKAVDSVVTAFEKAHKGTEVDVEYIPIETRAQRVKAAFNDPDSAPDVMEYGNTDTAGYVKDGGLLDVTEEFGDWSEAKDTDPTARQSVTVDGKIYGAPFYVGVRALYYRTDVFEELGLEVPKTMAELAMTARKIRAAKPELYGLVVGGAYTYGAMPFVWANGGEIAAGKGGSYASAIDSAAAQKGIKAYTSLFTDDNCPAAKCAGMGGNDTVTAFAAGKAGMAIGGDFSHTAVEAGKVKGKYAVVPLPGVEAGSIAPAFAGGNNIGVLKSTSHRTLAVELMEQLTSKKTQASMFEAMGFLPTFSDVRQQVAAEEPYVKPFAQTLSAGTKFVPASPAWAQIDSSLVLPTMFQEVISGKKDVAAASEDAAKKMDEAFGSAG, from the coding sequence ATGAAGCTGTCCGTCCGACTCACCGCGCTCGCGGCCGTCACCCTGGTCGCCGCCGCCTGCGCACCCCAGACCTCCACCAACTCCTCCTCCGGCAAGGACGAGAAGACCGGCACCCTGCGGGTCTGGCTCTTCCAGGAAGTCGGCAACAAACCGAAGGAGAAGGCGGTCGACTCCGTCGTCACCGCCTTCGAGAAGGCCCACAAGGGCACCGAGGTCGACGTCGAGTACATCCCGATCGAGACCCGCGCCCAACGCGTCAAGGCCGCCTTCAATGACCCGGACTCCGCTCCCGACGTGATGGAGTACGGCAACACCGACACCGCCGGCTATGTGAAGGACGGCGGACTCCTCGACGTCACCGAGGAGTTCGGCGACTGGAGCGAGGCCAAGGACACCGACCCCACGGCCAGGCAGTCCGTCACCGTGGACGGCAAGATCTACGGCGCACCCTTCTACGTCGGAGTCCGCGCCCTGTACTACCGCACGGACGTCTTCGAGGAACTCGGCCTCGAAGTCCCGAAGACGATGGCCGAGTTGGCGATGACGGCACGCAAGATCCGCGCCGCGAAGCCCGAGCTGTACGGGCTCGTGGTCGGCGGTGCGTACACGTACGGCGCGATGCCGTTCGTGTGGGCCAACGGCGGTGAGATCGCGGCGGGCAAGGGTGGCTCGTACGCCTCGGCGATCGACAGCGCCGCCGCGCAGAAGGGCATCAAGGCCTACACCTCGCTCTTCACCGACGACAACTGTCCCGCCGCCAAGTGCGCGGGCATGGGTGGCAACGACACCGTCACCGCGTTCGCGGCCGGCAAGGCGGGCATGGCGATCGGCGGCGACTTCAGCCACACCGCCGTGGAGGCCGGGAAGGTGAAGGGCAAGTACGCGGTGGTGCCGCTGCCGGGGGTCGAGGCGGGCTCCATCGCCCCGGCGTTCGCGGGGGGCAACAACATCGGCGTACTGAAGAGCACCTCGCACCGCACGCTGGCGGTCGAGCTGATGGAGCAGCTGACGTCCAAGAAGACCCAGGCATCCATGTTCGAGGCGATGGGCTTCCTGCCGACCTTCTCCGACGTGAGGCAGCAGGTCGCGGCGGAGGAGCCGTACGTCAAGCCGTTCGCGCAGACCCTGTCGGCGGGCACCAAGTTCGTCCCGGCCTCGCCTGCGTGGGCACAGATCGACTCCTCGCTGGTGCTGCCGACGATGTTCCAGGAGGTCATCAGCGGCAAGAAGGACGTGGCGGCGGCTTCCGAGGACGCCGCCAAGAAGATGGACGAGGCGTTTGGCTCCGCCGGATGA